One Candidatus Culexarchaeum yellowstonense genomic region harbors:
- a CDS encoding CBS domain-containing protein, translating to MKSFILARFPIPSVDKDQPLSNAIEIMEYEGLSALPVLDDGKFVGIINVRGILDRIWGERVRMISLSSLYVSSVMETSIPTLSLDSSLLEASELMIKHGLIAIPILNDGKPVGMIFEEDFPKLFLDSNADSSGFILRNPRIVDIDSSILHVRSLMLKEDLRFIPVVKGEKFVGIVRDFDIVSVLKFIQDKVSPQHRASRVRSLRASDVMRITKAYFYGSPPISVVAKSILDERGLGAVALNEDNSVLGVVNVRFFVKMLPSGGFV from the coding sequence TTGAAGAGCTTTATTTTGGCAAGATTTCCAATTCCAAGTGTGGATAAGGATCAACCATTATCCAATGCCATTGAAATCATGGAGTATGAGGGGTTAAGTGCACTTCCAGTTTTAGATGATGGGAAGTTTGTTGGCATAATAAATGTTAGGGGGATTCTTGATAGGATTTGGGGTGAACGTGTTAGGATGATAAGTTTGAGTAGCTTATACGTTTCAAGCGTCATGGAAACCAGTATTCCAACATTATCCCTTGACTCCAGTCTTCTTGAAGCTTCTGAGTTGATGATCAAGCATGGTTTAATTGCAATTCCAATACTTAATGATGGTAAACCTGTAGGCATGATCTTTGAGGAGGATTTCCCAAAGCTATTCTTGGATTCAAATGCGGATTCCAGTGGATTTATACTTAGAAATCCTAGGATTGTGGACATTGATTCAAGCATTCTACATGTTAGGTCGCTGATGCTTAAGGAGGATTTGAGATTCATACCCGTTGTTAAGGGTGAAAAGTTTGTGGGGATCGTGAGAGACTTTGATATAGTTTCAGTTTTAAAGTTCATTCAAGATAAGGTTTCACCTCAACATAGGGCTTCTAGGGTTAGATCTCTAAGGGCTTCTGATGTTATGAGGATTACGAAAGCATACTTTTATGGTTCTCCACCCATAAGTGTAGTGGCAAAGTCGATATTGGATGAGAGGGGTCTTGGGGCAGTCGCATTAAATGAGGATAATTCAGTTCTAGGCGTTGTTAATGTAAGGTTTTTTGTTAAAATGTTGCCTTCCGGAGGTTTTGTTTGA
- a CDS encoding Mut7-C RNAse domain-containing protein produces MVGGFVVDGMLGKLCRWLRMLGYDVVYLGGNGSDDELIRLASEQSKILLTRDFPLYRKALKMGLKAIYIDSGILEEQLKQVALNCGIKLSIPLYGSRCPICNHPLRMCSKEDVEGKIPKRVAESSNLFWVCDGCGKVYWIGRHWRDIMAKLRKVQLEVEGKGKSYL; encoded by the coding sequence TTGGTAGGAGGATTCGTGGTTGATGGTATGCTTGGTAAGCTTTGCAGATGGCTTAGGATGCTTGGATATGATGTTGTATACCTTGGTGGGAATGGCTCCGATGATGAACTCATACGATTAGCATCGGAGCAATCAAAAATATTACTCACAAGGGATTTCCCACTCTACCGTAAGGCTTTGAAAATGGGTTTGAAGGCAATCTACATTGATAGTGGCATACTTGAAGAGCAACTTAAACAGGTTGCTTTGAATTGTGGAATTAAACTTTCAATTCCATTGTATGGTTCAAGATGCCCAATATGCAATCACCCACTCAGAATGTGTTCAAAGGAGGATGTTGAAGGTAAAATTCCAAAAAGGGTTGCTGAATCCTCAAATCTTTTTTGGGTTTGCGATGGGTGTGGTAAGGTTTACTGGATTGGTAGGCATTGGAGGGATATCATGGCTAAGCTACGTAAAGTTCAATTGGAGGTTGAAGGTAAAGGTAAATCTTATCTTTAA
- a CDS encoding dihydroorotase family protein produces MVIVDCIVSGKMYWRGELVDAAIAIDDGKIFDVGLEVNLPKADKYYRFPGKIILPGLIDVHVHLRDQELSYKETFESGTMAAAAGGFTTVLDMPNNSPLTDSPSRFIERVNLAKGRIYVNVGFYSLFPKSLSEVETIAKLGAIGFKVYLNRRYGFLDPSDDDSLKQYLHVCSGIGIPVVFHAEDYSMISRLEDEFKGLSDFRGFMEAHSIEAEFKAVERILRLACASNCGVHIAHVTSGLIVDLISKFRGIATCEVTPHHLFLTHEALHRLGGIAKMEPPLRGIFDVISLWDRIRSGFVDVVADDHAPHAIEEKSGGSFWDIKSGIPGLETTLPLMLTAVNYGLIGIGDIVKLMNLNPSKIFDIEGKGSIEPGFDADLTVVDLDREWIIDSSKFYSKAKFSPFDGFRVRGMVKATFVNGLMVYDGDEIVCKGGEIVFGRRIRG; encoded by the coding sequence TTGGTCATCGTTGATTGTATAGTGTCTGGTAAGATGTATTGGCGTGGTGAATTGGTGGATGCAGCTATAGCCATAGATGATGGGAAGATATTTGATGTTGGGTTGGAGGTTAACCTCCCAAAGGCCGATAAATACTATAGGTTTCCAGGCAAAATAATCTTGCCTGGACTCATAGATGTTCATGTACATTTGAGGGATCAGGAATTATCGTATAAGGAGACTTTTGAATCTGGAACTATGGCTGCAGCTGCTGGTGGATTTACAACTGTCCTAGATATGCCAAACAATTCCCCCCTCACAGATTCCCCCTCAAGGTTTATTGAGAGGGTTAATTTGGCTAAGGGTAGAATCTATGTTAATGTGGGCTTCTATTCACTATTCCCAAAATCTCTAAGTGAAGTTGAAACTATAGCTAAGCTGGGTGCTATTGGATTTAAGGTTTACTTGAATCGCCGATATGGATTTCTAGACCCTTCAGATGATGATTCCCTGAAACAATACTTACATGTTTGTAGTGGTATTGGGATTCCAGTTGTATTCCACGCTGAAGATTACTCCATGATATCGAGACTTGAAGATGAATTTAAAGGGTTAAGTGATTTTAGAGGGTTTATGGAGGCCCACTCCATTGAAGCTGAATTTAAAGCTGTTGAAAGGATTCTAAGATTGGCTTGTGCCAGTAATTGTGGAGTTCACATAGCCCATGTAACTAGTGGTTTGATTGTGGATTTAATATCGAAATTTAGGGGGATTGCCACATGTGAAGTGACGCCACACCACCTATTTTTAACCCATGAAGCTCTCCACAGGCTTGGCGGTATTGCTAAAATGGAACCCCCATTGAGGGGGATCTTCGACGTAATATCATTATGGGATCGTATTCGTAGTGGATTTGTGGATGTTGTGGCTGATGATCATGCTCCCCATGCCATTGAAGAGAAGTCTGGTGGAAGTTTCTGGGACATTAAATCCGGTATTCCGGGATTGGAAACCACATTACCCCTAATGCTCACAGCTGTGAATTATGGTCTTATCGGTATTGGTGATATTGTTAAACTTATGAATTTGAATCCGTCGAAGATATTCGATATTGAGGGTAAGGGTTCGATAGAGCCTGGTTTTGATGCGGACTTAACCGTTGTGGATTTGGATAGGGAGTGGATTATCGATTCCTCGAAGTTCTATTCTAAGGCTAAGTTCTCACCATTTGATGGGTTTAGGGTTAGGGGGATGGTTAAAGCCACCTTCGTTAATGGATTAATGGTTTATGATGGTGATGAAATAGTCTGTAAGGGTGGTGAAATAGTATTTGGTAGGAGGATTCGTGGTTGA